The region ATTGATTAATAAAAAATAATTAAATAGTAAAGGGTAGCTAAGGTTCCCTCTTTTTTTATTTTTATACGGATATATCACAATCTATAGGTCGTTTCATAATATATATTGCAACTAAAGATAAAGTTGCTAATAGAAAAAATAAATAAGGCTAGAATTTTAGAGGTTCATTCACAGCTTATAGATTCCTGACTACTTTATTTTAAAAAGGCAGGTGAAATATATGAGTCAAATCGTTGAAAAAGATGGATTTTTTGGAGGGTGCGGAAATAATTTCTTTTTCTTCATCTTTCTAATTATTATATTATGTTGTGTATGTGGACGTGAACGTAGATTTGGATGTTGATGCGAACGTGAGTTTTGTGATTGTAAAAGATAAAGGAAACAGAATTAGGGCGAAGCTTAGGCTTTACCCTCTTTTTTTATGTCTTTTTAAGTTGAAACAAGCTACAGAGTTAACCACAATCAATTATTTTGTGAGTACCTATAAGTTTATCATATTTAAAATAAAATTGTTTAAAATGAATCCTATGAGATATTAGAGGAAGTACAAAAAGCACTTGGCCAGAAATTGAGTGTTATTAGTACAAAAAACTTTCCAAGTTTAGATAAATTGTTTGAAACAACGATAGATGATACGGATGGAGAATGAATTAAATACCTAACAAATATAAATTATTTAATTTGATAAAGTGTTTTTTAATTAAATTCATTACAATATAGATAATAACTGTATTGTAATAAAATTTGTTAAAGTTGTAAAACATAGTAATGTATATTCTAAATTATATTGCAAAGTTTTAGTTATATATTGACAAAATATAGTATGTTATATATAATTCATATAAAATATATTGTTAAAAGTGATGAAGAGAAGTAGTAATATGGATTAACTCTTACAGAGAGGAGGTTCTAGGCTGAAAAACCTCTAGATAGACCATTTGAAGCAGTCTCTGAACAATAATCTTGAAACTAAGTAGAGATTATCGGCAAAGCCGTTATACTTTATTTCCTAGAGTGATCGTTATTTTTAGCGATAATTAGGGTGGTACCGCGAGAATACTCTCGTCCCTACAGTTTTATTATGTATGGATGAGAGTTTTTATTTTTATATTTTTTCAAACTACAGGAAAAATTATGAAGGAGGATTATTTTTATGAAGAAATTAGGCGTGAATGAAATTAGAAAAGAATTTCTAGAGTTTTTTAAAACTAAAGGTCATATAATACAACCTAGTTTTCCTTTAGTACCTCAAAAGGATAAGAGTTTACTGTTAATAAACTCTGGGATGGCACCATTAAAACCTTATTTTGCAGGGATAGAAGAGCCACCAGGAAAAAGAATGGCTACGTGTCAAAAATGTATTCGTACAGGTGATATTGAAAATGTAGGAAAAACAGCAAGACATGCTACTTTTTTTGAAATGTTAGGGAACTTTTCATTTGGTGACTATTTCAAAAAAGAGTCTATTCAGTGGGGATGGGAGTTTGTAACAAAGAATCTAGAGTTACCAGTTGATAAGCTTTGGGCTACTGTATATTTAGAAGATGATGAGGCTTTTGAAATCTGGAGTAAGCAAGTTGGTTTGCCAGAAGATAGGATTGTTAGGTTAGGTAAGGCTGACAACTTTTGGGAGATCGGTATAGGCCCATGCGGACCATGTTCAGAAATTTATTTTGATCGTGGACAAAAGTATGGCTGTGGAAGTAAAGACTGCAAGCCAGGCTGCGAATGTGACAGATATGTTGAATTTTGGAATCATGTATTTACACAATTTGATAGAGATGAAGATGGAAATTATAATCCTCTTCCAAACCCCAATATAGATACAGGTATGGGACTGGAGAGAATGGCTTGTATTATGCAAGGTGTAGACTCTATTTTTGATATAGACACAATGCAATATATATTAAATGGAGTATGTGAAATTACTAATACAGAGTATAATAAGGATGAAAAAACTGATGTGTCTATTAGAATTATAACCGATCATGTACGCTCTATATCTTTAATGATTGGTGATGGAATACTGCCAAGTAACGAAGGTAGGGGTTATGTTTTAAGAAGATTATTAAGAAGAGCTGCACGTCATGGAAAATTATTAGGAGTAAATAGAGCATTCTTGTACGAGTTAGTAGATAGAGTGGCTAAGAACTATGGTGAAACCTATACTGAGCTAATTGAAAAGAAGGATTATATTAAAAAGGTAATACAAGTTGAAGAAGAGCGATTTATGGAAACGATAGATCAAGGTATGGAGATTTTAAACCAGTATATAGAAGAATTATTAGGTGCAAGTGAAAACGTATTAAGTGGAACAAACGCATTTAAGTTATATGATACTTATGGATTTCCATTTGATTTAACTAAAGAAATATTAGATGAAAAAGGACTATCTGTAGATGAAAAGAGTTTTGAAAGTGAAATGGAAAAACAAAGGCAAAGAGCTCGGGAAGCAAGGGTAGGTGTTGATACTGAGGGCTGGAAAGAGGATGTTTTTGCAGGACTAAACAAAGATATCAATACAGTTTTTAAAGGGTATAATAATTTAGAACTAGAAGGAAAAGTACTAGCTATTATAAATAATGGTGAAGTTGTTGAAGAATGTACTATAGGAGATGAAGCTACTATCATACTAGATGAAACTGTTTTCTATGGTGAAGGTGGAGGACAGGTAGGCGATATTGGTACTTTATACAATGAAACAACAAAATTGACTGTATTAGATACTAAAAAAGGACCACATAATCAAATTCATCATATTGTTAAAATAGAAGATGGCTTACTCCATATCGGTGATACTATTAAAGCTAAAGTAGATGTTACTACTAGAATGAATACTGCTCGTAACCATACTGCTACTCATTTATTGCACAAAGCTTTAAAAGATGTAGTAGGTGAGCATGTTAATCAGGCAGGGTCTCTTGTGACTCCCGAAAGGCTAAGATTTGACTTTACTCATTTTGAAGGATTAACAAAGGAGCAAGTAGCTAAAATTGAAGAAAATGTTAATAAACAAATATTAGGTGGACTAAATGTAAATATCTTTGAAACATCTATAGATGAAGCTAGAAAGATAGGTGCTCAAGCTTTATTTGGTGAAAAGTATGGTGATATAGTTAGAGTAGTTAAGGTTGGAGATTATAGCACCGAACTTTGTGGAGGAACCCATGTAAATAATAGTGGTGAAATAGGAATTTTAATTATATTAAGTGAGGCAGGCGTTGCTGCTGGTGTAAGAAGGATTGAGGCTATTACAGGTATTGAAGCATATAGATATGTACAAAAAAATCAAGAGACAATACAAAAAATAGCAGAAACATTAAAGACACAAACTCAAAATGTAATCGGGCGTGTAGATGAATTAGTACAAGAAGTAAAGGAAAAAGATAAAGAAATAGATAAACTTAAAAGCCAGTTAGCAAGCAATTCCACCGGGGATTTTTTAAATAATGCAGATAGTATTAATGGAGTAAATATAATTGTTGAGTCTATAGATAATCAAGATATGGACGATTTAAGAAAAATTGGAGATGCATTAAAAGAAAAGATTGGAACAGGAGTAATTGTTTTAGCGTCTAATAACAATAATAAGGCTAATTTTGTCGCTATGGCTACAAAGGATGCAGTTTCAAAAGGAGTACATTCTGGTAATTTAGTTAAAGAAGCTGCTAAAATTGCTGGTGGCGGTGGTGGTGGAAGACCAGACATGGCACAAGCAGGTGGAAAAAACCCTCAAAAAATAGAAGAAGCTTTAGCTGTTATAAAGGATTTATTAAAAACTCAATTAAATGGGTAATTTAATGAGTAAGAGCATGGATATCCATGCTCCTACTTATTTCAATAATTTCATATGATATTCCTTAGTATATAAGGGTATAATATGGTAAAATAATATTAATCTAATAGGAGAGGGGAATAACTATGTCAGAAAAACTTAATTTTACTATGAAGTTTGATCTAGATAAAGAAAAAGAAACTAAGGCAAAGGATATAATTTTAACTGTATATAAAGCCTTGGAAGAAAAGGGATACAACCCTACAAATCAGTTTGTTGGATATATTTTATCTGGAGATCCTACTTATATTACAAGCTATAATAATGCTAGAAGCTTAATAAGACAAATAGAAAGAGATGAATTATTAGAAGAGTTATTAAAGACATATTTAGATAAAAAGTAGGTGATTTAAAATTGAATATAAGAGCAATTCGCTTTATTACAGTGTTAATTTTAGTAATGACAATAGTAACAGGTATATCTTATGGATCTGAAAATAACATACATGATTATGATGATGTTAAGGTAGTAATGGTTATAATTAATCGAATTGATTTTAGTGACTTAGAGAAAATGCCTTATGTGAGACGATTAATTGATAAAAGTTCTATTGCCCTAATGAACACTAAGGCTTCTGGAGCAAATAATGAATTTAAGTCTTATGCTACTATAGGATGGGGAATACGATCAGAGGCTTCACAGAATACTTCTTTATTTTATAATCTAGATGAAGATACTGAATCAATCTATGAGAGACGTACTGGGAATGAAGCATCTGAAAATGGTATTATTAATTTAGATATTAGTAAATTAATTACTCAAAACCAAAGAAGTGAGTATGGTTCGACACCTGGCTCGTTGGGTCAAGTGTTAAGAGAACATGGATATAAGACTTCGTTAATAGGCAATAGCGATACTGATGATACTGAAATTAGATCTGCGGGCTTAATAGCTATGGACTTTGATGGATTTATCGACTCTGGAAATGTAAGTAGTGATTTAATAAAAGAGGATATAACAAGACCCTTTGGTATTAAAACTAATTATGAGTTATTAATAGAAGAATTTGAAAAAGCGTATTCAGATTCAAATTTAATAGTAATTGAAACTGGCGATACTACAAGGTTAGAAAGATATAAAGAAAATCTATATCCTGAAGCCTATGAAAACCATAAAACAAATATATTGAAGGAAATAGATGATTTTATTTCTAACATCGCTGAAAACTTTAATGAAGAAAATACTAAACTTATGATTGTTGCTCCATATCCATCTAATGCAGCAGCAAGTAAGGGAGAAAGATTAACTCCTGTTGTTATCCATGAGGGGGGAGATGATGGACATATTCTATATTCATCAACTACAAGAAGAGATGGAATTGTAGGCAATGTAGATATTGGACCAACAATTTTATCTTATTTTAATTTAAGCTCAGATAAAATGACAGGGAGAGTATTAACATCACATCGACATGAGGATAACTTAAATTATATTAATAATTTAAATAAAAGAGTAGTTAATACATCTACACAAAGGTATAGAGTTTTATATAGCTTTGCTATATACGAAATAATTACTTCACTTTTAGCTTTAATATTAATAATGCTTAGAAACAGTATATCAACTAGATGGTATAAATATATGTCTCTAGCATTGGTTGGAAATATGGTTGCGCCTTTCACCCTACTACTAATACCTTTATTTAGGGTAACAAATATTACAATTACGTATTTATTACTTTTAGGTATTACAATAGGTATAGTATTTTTACTTTACCTAGTAGCTAATGGCAACTCATTAAATTTAATTTTGTATGCTATGGTTCTGTTAGTTGGTGGTCTATTGATTGATACTATCACTGGACAAAATTTAATTAAAAATTCTCTATTAGGCTATGATCCTATAATAGGCGCAAGATATTATGGAATAGGTAATGAATACATGGGTATACTTATTGGGGCTGTTCTAGTATTAACTACTGTATTATCAGAAAGATATTCAATTAATAAATATATGCTTATAATAATTTATGGATTTGTTACTATTATTATAGGATTTCCTAGGCTTGGAGCAAATGTAGGTGGTACAATTACAGCGGTATTTGCTTTTGTGTTTGTATCTATTAGACTACTGGGGCAAAAAATTAATATTAAGAAGCTAATTTATATTGCTTTAGCTGTAATAGGGGCAGTGGGTGTAATGGCTATAATTGATTTATTTATCCTCGAAAGTCAGTCTCATTTAGCAGGAGCAATAAAACAAATTATTTCAAGTGGCCCTATTGTGATATATCAAATTATAGTTAGAAAAATTTCTATGAATTTAAGAATTATGGGTGTAACCATTTGGAGTAAGGTGCTTTTAAGTGCAATTGTTGTTTTAAGTATACTTTTTTATAAACCTATTGGATTTATAAAACAAATATCATTGAAGTATCCTAAAATAGCTATAGGCTGGAGTGGGATAATCGTTGCTTGTATTATTGGGTTTGCGGTTAATGATTCTGGTGTAGTAGCAGCAGCTACAAGCGTAATATTTTTAACATCAACAATACTGTATTTAATAATTGATGACTTAAGTCATTAAAGCCGGCATAGCCGGCTAGAATTTTTTACTGGTACTGGAGTGGTTATTATGGAAAAAATAAAATTAGGAAATACCAATATTGAAGTTTCAAGACTTTGCTTCGGAAGCTTAACTATGGGTCCACTGCAGACAAATCAAAGCCCAGAAGATGGTGGAGATTTATTATTATATGGATTTGAAAATGGAATTAACTTTATTGATGCAGCAGAGCTATATGAAACCTATAAACATATAGGACATGCCTTAAAGTATTTAGATAGAAGTAAGGTTATAGTGTCTACAAAATCTTATGCTTATTCTAAGGAAACAGCTGAAAACAGCTTAAAGAAAGCACTAGATGAAATGGATACAGATTACGTAGACTTCTTTATGCTACATGAGCAGGAAAGTGAACATACTATACGCGGGCACTATGAAGCTATAGAATACTTTTTAAAGATGAAAGAAAAAGGATATATTAGAGGTGTTGGGTTATCTACTCATACAGTTGCGGCGGTAAGAGGAAGCTTAAAGTATAAAGAGATAGAAGTAATACACCCTATTGTAAATATTAATGGGTTAGGCATACAAGATGGTACGATTGATGACATGCTTTTAGCCCTTAAAGATGCCCATGATTTGGGAAAAGGCATATATGGTATGAAACCCTTAGGGGGAGGTAATTTGTTGAGAAATTTTCAGCAATGCTTCGATTTTGTGCTAAATCTTCCAGTGCTTGATTCTATTGCTGTCGGTATGCAAAGCAAGGAAGAAATAGATGTTAATGTATCCATATTCGAGGGAAGGGAAATAAATAAATTATCATTAGATAAAATTAAAAGCAAAGAAAGAAAGTTGAGCATTTCTAATTGGTGTGAAAGATGTGGTAAATGTGTAGAGGCTTGTAGTCATAATGCTTTGCAAATAATTGATGATAAGGTTGTAGTGGATCATAACAAGTGTGTACTATGTAGCTATTGTTCTAAATATTGTCCTGAATTTTGTATAAAAGTTATCTAATTAGGAGGTAGAAAATGCCAAGAATAATGGGTTTAGATGTAGGAGATAAAACTATAGGAGTAGCTTTGAGCGATTTGCTAGGGTGGACTGCACAAGGATTAGAAACTATACGTAGAATTGGAATAAAAAAAGATCTTCAAAGACTTGAAGAAATTATTAAAGAATATGAGGTAAATAAAATTGTTGTAGGCTTACCTAAAAACATGAATGGAACTATTGGACCTCAAGGAGAGAAGGTATTAGAATTTAATGAACGATTAGAAAAAAGATTTAATAATATAGAAATTGTTCCGTGGGATGAACGCTTAACTACTGTAGCGGCTGAAAAATCGCTAATAGAGGCAGATGTTAGTAGAAAAAAACGAAAAGAGGTAATAGATAAAATTGCCGCTGTTTATATTTTACAGGGATACTTAGATAGTTTAAGTAAATAATAAAATAAAAATAGTATTTTTTTATATGGATTTAGTATATAATACAACTATGGTAGTGATAGCCATAGGAAAGGAGAATATATCAATGGAAGAAAGAGACGATATAATAACACTAGTAGATGAAGATGGAAAAGAGCAGGATTTTGAAGTGATAATGACCCTTGAGGTAGAAGATAATGAATATGCAATTTTAGCACCTGTAGGATCAGATGATGAAGAAGACGCTTATGTTTTTAAAATCGTATATGATAATGAAGAAGAATTCTCGCTTGTTGCTATCGAAGATGATGAAGAATATGAAAATGTAGTAGCTACATATGAAACATTAATGGATGAAGAAATGTAAATAAAAAAGAGATGAACTTTAAAGAGTCCATCTCTTTTTATATAATGTATAGTAAAGCATATATTTTCTTAATATAGACTTTACTTTAAACACAGTTCAGCCATGCTTATCTGACTTAAAAAGATTTTGATAGAAATCTTTGTTATATTTATTACTTCAAATGAACATAATAATTTACAGTTAGTAGGATTAAAAGATATTAAACGATTGACAAACTTGGAATCTTTTACTATAATATTACTTGAAAAGCATTATTATTTGAGAAATGAAGGTGGGAAAATGGACAACCTGATTGATTCATTAAAAGAAAGACTAAAGGAGAAAGGTTATAAATTAACTCCTCAGCGAAGAGCTACATTAGATACTATTATTGAAAATCAAGGGAAACATTTAAATACCGAGGAGATTTATGATCTTGTAAAAGAGAAATGTCCTGAAATAGGACTTGCAACTGTGTATCGAACTTTACAACTATTAGATGAGATGTCAGTTCTCTCAAAGTTAAATTTAGACGATGGATGTATTCGTTATGAACTAAATACTCATGAAGATGACCATCAACATCATCATTTAATTTGCCAAAGCTGTAATGATGTAATAGAAGTGGAGCTAGATCTATTAGAGCATTTAGAAGAAGAAATAGAAAAAAAATATCATTTTATTATTAGGGATCATACTGTTAAATTTTTTGGTATCTGTTCTAAATGCCAGTAGTCTTGCAGAACTTCTGCAAGACTTTTCTACATATATACTAGATATTTTTTATTGTTTAAGAAAGCATAATTTTTTAATTATTGATGAATTTTAAAGAAGTAGACGATTAGTAGCATTTTAAGTATTTTAAAATTTAAAATAAATTTCATGTGCGATAGCATGAGACGAATTTTTTAAATATAATTTTATGTTATTTAGGAAAATATATATACAAGATAAACAAATTTAGTTATTTTAATTAAATATGATAAAATCTATATTTATTTGAGAAAATTGGATATATATTTAATAATATATAGTATGATATATCCTTATTAAATAATATAGTTTCTATATAAATGGAATATGTGGTAAAATATATTAGACGAAATGAGTCCGGGTAATTAGTACTACTGTATTAATAATAAAAACAATAAACGGAGAAACGATATGACAAAAGGAGAGATAATAGTGGCTAGAAAAGCAACAAAAATTAAAATTATTCCACTAGGAGGGCTAAGTGAAATTGGAAGAAATATGACCGCATTTGAATATAAAGATGAGATCTTGATTATTGATTGTGGACTAAGTTTTCCAGAGGACGATATGTTAGGGATTGACATTGTTATTCCAGATATAACATATTTAATGAAGAATAAGGATAAGGTTAAAGGAATAGTATTGACCCATGGACATGAAGACCATATTGGAGCATTACCTTATATTCTTAAAAAATTAAATGTTCCAGTATATGGTACAAGACTTACATTAGGTTTAGTAGAAATTAAAATTAAAGAACATAAGCTTAATAACGTACATTTACAAAGAGTAGATGCTGGTCAAACCGTCAAACTTGGAGAATTCGAAGTTGAGTTTATTCGTACTAGTCATAGTATACCAGACTCCTGTGCTATAGCTATACATACCTCTTTAGGTGTAATCTTTCACACAGGGGATTTTAAGGTGGATTACACACCTATTGATGGTCAACTAATTGACTTACATCGTATAGCAGAACTAGGTAAAAAAGGCGTGTTAGTAATGATGGCTGATAGTACAAATGTGGAGAGACCAGGATCTACACTGTCGGAGCGTAGTGTAGGATCAACATTTGAAAATATTTTTAGAAATACTAGAAAACGAATTATTGTTGCTACTTTTGCATCGAATGTACATAGAGTACAGCAGGTGTTAGATTCGGCATATAAATACAATAGAAGGGTAGTAATCTCTGGTAGAAGCATGGTAAATGTAATATCAGTTGCTCAGGAGCTGGGCGCTTTAAATGTGCCAGAAGGATTAATTATTGATATAAACGAAATGGATCAATATGACGATAACAGAATTGTTATTTTAACAACTGGAAGTCAGGGTGAACCTATGGCTGCTCTATCAAGGATGGCAAGTTCTGAACATAGAAAATTAGATATTCAACCTGGAGATTTAGTTGTTTTTTCATCTAGTCCAATTCCAGGAAATGAAAAATCAGTTACTCGTGTAATCAATCAGTTATTTGAAAAGGGTGCCGAAGTTATTTATGAAAGCTTAGATGAAGTCCACGTTTCAGGTCATGCTTGCCAAGAAGAGTTAAAGTTAATGCATAGGTTAGCTATGCCACAATATTTTATACCAGTTCATGGAGAATATAGACATTTAAGACAACATGGAAAGTTGGCTGAAAGCCTAGGTATGCCTAAAGAGAATATATTTATTGGCCAAAATGGTACTGTTTTCGAATTTGGTAAGGACTATGGGAAAATAAGTGGTAGCATACAGTCAGGTAGAGTATTAGTAGATGGATTAGGTGTAGGGGATGTAGGTAATATTGTTCTTAGAGATCGTAAACATTTAGCAGAAGACGGATTAATGGTAGTAGTAGTTACAATTGCTAGAGAAAATGGTAAGGTTGCAGCAGGACCAGATATCATTTCAAGAGGTTTTGTTTATGTAAGAGAATCTGAAGATCTAATGGATGAAGCTAGAAAAGTTGTTCGAAGTGTTTTAGATAGTTGTGAACAGCAAAATATTAGGGAATGGTCATCGCTAAAAAGTGCTATAAGAGATAGCTTAAAGGATTTTCTATATGAAAAAACTAAGCGTAGACCAATGATTCTACCAGTAATAATGGAAGTTTAAAACTAAACCGCCTTGGTAATTTTACTCCAGGGTGGTTTTTATTATTTATTCAGGTGAGAAGTTAATATTAGGTATGATAATATTAATAATGGAACTGGGGGAATAGTATGAACATATTTTTATATTTAATAATCTTAGCATTAGGTGCATACATAGGCAACAAAAAGCTACTAAAAGATTCTATAATGAAAAAACTAGATTATATTCAAAGTCTTTCACTTTTATTACTTTTATTTATTATGGGTGTTAGTATAGGTATGGATAAAGATGTAGTTACCTCTTTTGCTGCAATTGGTGTGCAGGCTATAGTTTTAGCAGTATTTTCAGTAGCATTTAGTATTTTAGGTGTTAAGATTATATCCAAAAAGGTACTTACCTTGGAAGAAAAGAGGGAAAAAAGTGACTGTTAAAATATTATTAGCTGTTGGTTTTGGCATATTATTCGGATTGTTTATTTTTCCTGTAAATATGGCTACGTATATGAGTACATTTATTAGCATAGGACTTTGTATACTGTTGTTTTTTGTTGGCATAGATATAGGAAGACAAGAAAATATAGCTAAAAAAGTAAAGGAATTGGGTTTGAAAGTTCTTTTAGTTCCTTTAATGGTTGCATTAGGTAGTATTATAGGCTCTATGTTTGGCGGAGCTATACTAGGTATTCCAATTAACCAGGCAGGAGCAATTGGAGCAGGGTTTGGTTGGTATAGTTTATCAGCTATTGAATTAGCAAAACATAGTGCTCAGCTTGGAACATTGGCGTTTATCACAAATGTTTGTAGAGAAATTATTGCAATAATTATAATTCCTATAATTGCTAAGTATATAGGTAAATTAGAAAGTATTGCACCAGCAGGGGCTACAGCGATGGATACCACATTACCTATTATTTCAAAGGCTACAGATGGAAACGTAGCTGTTATTTCATTTATTACGGGTGCATCATTATCGTTATTAGTACCAATTTTAGTGCCATTTTTTATGATTTTACAATAAATTTATTTAAAGACTTATTTTCGATAAAAAATAACATGATAATGATATTATTGTTGAAATTTCACTATTTCCACGGAAATTAATATTTCAAATAGAATATTTTAAATTTAGATATATAATACAAGGCTTCAGCTGACTAATAATAAGGGATATGTGAAAAACTATTAGCAATAGACAATAAT is a window of Alkaliphilus flagellatus DNA encoding:
- the alaS gene encoding alanine--tRNA ligase translates to MKKLGVNEIRKEFLEFFKTKGHIIQPSFPLVPQKDKSLLLINSGMAPLKPYFAGIEEPPGKRMATCQKCIRTGDIENVGKTARHATFFEMLGNFSFGDYFKKESIQWGWEFVTKNLELPVDKLWATVYLEDDEAFEIWSKQVGLPEDRIVRLGKADNFWEIGIGPCGPCSEIYFDRGQKYGCGSKDCKPGCECDRYVEFWNHVFTQFDRDEDGNYNPLPNPNIDTGMGLERMACIMQGVDSIFDIDTMQYILNGVCEITNTEYNKDEKTDVSIRIITDHVRSISLMIGDGILPSNEGRGYVLRRLLRRAARHGKLLGVNRAFLYELVDRVAKNYGETYTELIEKKDYIKKVIQVEEERFMETIDQGMEILNQYIEELLGASENVLSGTNAFKLYDTYGFPFDLTKEILDEKGLSVDEKSFESEMEKQRQRAREARVGVDTEGWKEDVFAGLNKDINTVFKGYNNLELEGKVLAIINNGEVVEECTIGDEATIILDETVFYGEGGGQVGDIGTLYNETTKLTVLDTKKGPHNQIHHIVKIEDGLLHIGDTIKAKVDVTTRMNTARNHTATHLLHKALKDVVGEHVNQAGSLVTPERLRFDFTHFEGLTKEQVAKIEENVNKQILGGLNVNIFETSIDEARKIGAQALFGEKYGDIVRVVKVGDYSTELCGGTHVNNSGEIGILIILSEAGVAAGVRRIEAITGIEAYRYVQKNQETIQKIAETLKTQTQNVIGRVDELVQEVKEKDKEIDKLKSQLASNSTGDFLNNADSINGVNIIVESIDNQDMDDLRKIGDALKEKIGTGVIVLASNNNNKANFVAMATKDAVSKGVHSGNLVKEAAKIAGGGGGGRPDMAQAGGKNPQKIEEALAVIKDLLKTQLNG
- a CDS encoding IreB family regulatory phosphoprotein, which translates into the protein MSEKLNFTMKFDLDKEKETKAKDIILTVYKALEEKGYNPTNQFVGYILSGDPTYITSYNNARSLIRQIERDELLEELLKTYLDKK
- a CDS encoding alkaline phosphatase family protein, which gives rise to MNIRAIRFITVLILVMTIVTGISYGSENNIHDYDDVKVVMVIINRIDFSDLEKMPYVRRLIDKSSIALMNTKASGANNEFKSYATIGWGIRSEASQNTSLFYNLDEDTESIYERRTGNEASENGIINLDISKLITQNQRSEYGSTPGSLGQVLREHGYKTSLIGNSDTDDTEIRSAGLIAMDFDGFIDSGNVSSDLIKEDITRPFGIKTNYELLIEEFEKAYSDSNLIVIETGDTTRLERYKENLYPEAYENHKTNILKEIDDFISNIAENFNEENTKLMIVAPYPSNAAASKGERLTPVVIHEGGDDGHILYSSTTRRDGIVGNVDIGPTILSYFNLSSDKMTGRVLTSHRHEDNLNYINNLNKRVVNTSTQRYRVLYSFAIYEIITSLLALILIMLRNSISTRWYKYMSLALVGNMVAPFTLLLIPLFRVTNITITYLLLLGITIGIVFLLYLVANGNSLNLILYAMVLLVGGLLIDTITGQNLIKNSLLGYDPIIGARYYGIGNEYMGILIGAVLVLTTVLSERYSINKYMLIIIYGFVTIIIGFPRLGANVGGTITAVFAFVFVSIRLLGQKINIKKLIYIALAVIGAVGVMAIIDLFILESQSHLAGAIKQIISSGPIVIYQIIVRKISMNLRIMGVTIWSKVLLSAIVVLSILFYKPIGFIKQISLKYPKIAIGWSGIIVACIIGFAVNDSGVVAAATSVIFLTSTILYLIIDDLSH
- a CDS encoding aldo/keto reductase; its protein translation is MEKIKLGNTNIEVSRLCFGSLTMGPLQTNQSPEDGGDLLLYGFENGINFIDAAELYETYKHIGHALKYLDRSKVIVSTKSYAYSKETAENSLKKALDEMDTDYVDFFMLHEQESEHTIRGHYEAIEYFLKMKEKGYIRGVGLSTHTVAAVRGSLKYKEIEVIHPIVNINGLGIQDGTIDDMLLALKDAHDLGKGIYGMKPLGGGNLLRNFQQCFDFVLNLPVLDSIAVGMQSKEEIDVNVSIFEGREINKLSLDKIKSKERKLSISNWCERCGKCVEACSHNALQIIDDKVVVDHNKCVLCSYCSKYCPEFCIKVI
- the ruvX gene encoding Holliday junction resolvase RuvX — its product is MPRIMGLDVGDKTIGVALSDLLGWTAQGLETIRRIGIKKDLQRLEEIIKEYEVNKIVVGLPKNMNGTIGPQGEKVLEFNERLEKRFNNIEIVPWDERLTTVAAEKSLIEADVSRKKRKEVIDKIAAVYILQGYLDSLSK
- a CDS encoding DUF1292 domain-containing protein, with amino-acid sequence MEERDDIITLVDEDGKEQDFEVIMTLEVEDNEYAILAPVGSDDEEDAYVFKIVYDNEEEFSLVAIEDDEEYENVVATYETLMDEEM
- a CDS encoding Fur family transcriptional regulator codes for the protein MDNLIDSLKERLKEKGYKLTPQRRATLDTIIENQGKHLNTEEIYDLVKEKCPEIGLATVYRTLQLLDEMSVLSKLNLDDGCIRYELNTHEDDHQHHHLICQSCNDVIEVELDLLEHLEEEIEKKYHFIIRDHTVKFFGICSKCQ
- a CDS encoding ribonuclease J; this translates as MARKATKIKIIPLGGLSEIGRNMTAFEYKDEILIIDCGLSFPEDDMLGIDIVIPDITYLMKNKDKVKGIVLTHGHEDHIGALPYILKKLNVPVYGTRLTLGLVEIKIKEHKLNNVHLQRVDAGQTVKLGEFEVEFIRTSHSIPDSCAIAIHTSLGVIFHTGDFKVDYTPIDGQLIDLHRIAELGKKGVLVMMADSTNVERPGSTLSERSVGSTFENIFRNTRKRIIVATFASNVHRVQQVLDSAYKYNRRVVISGRSMVNVISVAQELGALNVPEGLIIDINEMDQYDDNRIVILTTGSQGEPMAALSRMASSEHRKLDIQPGDLVVFSSSPIPGNEKSVTRVINQLFEKGAEVIYESLDEVHVSGHACQEELKLMHRLAMPQYFIPVHGEYRHLRQHGKLAESLGMPKENIFIGQNGTVFEFGKDYGKISGSIQSGRVLVDGLGVGDVGNIVLRDRKHLAEDGLMVVVVTIARENGKVAAGPDIISRGFVYVRESEDLMDEARKVVRSVLDSCEQQNIREWSSLKSAIRDSLKDFLYEKTKRRPMILPVIMEV
- a CDS encoding LysO family transporter — translated: MNIFLYLIILALGAYIGNKKLLKDSIMKKLDYIQSLSLLLLLFIMGVSIGMDKDVVTSFAAIGVQAIVLAVFSVAFSILGVKIISKKVLTLEEKREKSDC
- a CDS encoding lysine exporter LysO family protein — encoded protein: MTVKILLAVGFGILFGLFIFPVNMATYMSTFISIGLCILLFFVGIDIGRQENIAKKVKELGLKVLLVPLMVALGSIIGSMFGGAILGIPINQAGAIGAGFGWYSLSAIELAKHSAQLGTLAFITNVCREIIAIIIIPIIAKYIGKLESIAPAGATAMDTTLPIISKATDGNVAVISFITGASLSLLVPILVPFFMILQ